The stretch of DNA AACCGCCGATGACCGTGGGCCAGGATCGACCTGGCCCACAATCATGTTGAGGGGAGGCCCGATTCCCCTCCCCTCAAACTCCCCTTCCCGCCCGCCGGGTTTTCTTGCGTTTCAGGAACTGTTTTGCATCAAATTGCTTCAGCATTGGGGCTCAACAGCGGCGTTTTGAGGTCAGTAAAGATGCGGCAAACCATTAAGAAGTAAGGGCATTCTCGCTTTAACACGCGCCTTACAGGCTTTTGCGTGTAGCACGTTGTTGCACCTTTTTGGTTTATGAGGTTATTTTTCAAATGGCGGAATCAGTCGTGATTCCGGCGCTCACGCATTCTGATCAAATTTCACGGAGATGACAGGCCCGACCAGAAAAGAAAAACCGCTCCCGAACAAGTCCGGAAGCGGGGTCTATGAGTCAATAAATTAGCCGAATCCTTTCTCGCAGACCCTCCCTTCCCTGTCAATTGCAAAAGCACCTTTTCGGTGAACGGCGAAGCTTTGCCTGGTCCCTAAGTGGAGACGAGGAATGGGGAATACCCAAATTCATCAGCGGCCAATCGGCCGCAGGATAACGCCGCAGCGTGCGCAATTCCGGCGTCTGGCAGAGTCGGCGGATATCGGAACCGTGACGCGTGCCCAATTGGCCGTGCTTGCTCAAAGCCTGACATGCACAGGGCTAATCAACGGGACCGAAAGCCACCTGTTAGTCGCGTTGATCAATACGGTTCCCGCTGAATCATTCGACAGGTCCGGCCGTCCGATCGTATTCAAGTCGAACCAGCAACTGGCCTTCGAAATTGGCCGGTCGGTCGGTCGCGTCAGCCGCATGCTATCCAGCCTCTTCGACGCTGGCCTGATCACGATGCAGGACAGTGGCAACTACAAGCGCTATCCCATCCGCAATGGCGACGGCGAGATCACGGACGGTTGCGGAATCGACCTTCGCATCCTGATCTTGCGATATGCCGAGCTTGACGAGCTCGTGAGACAGGTTCGGGCTCAGAAGAAAGCCGCCGACGCGGCGCTACGGCGCTACCGCGGGGCGCTTCGCAATGCTCGCTATGCCCTCTCGGCCGCCGCGCGTCTCTCGGAGGATTCTTTGAGCCGTATCGGCGCCCGGATAGATCGGGTGAGCAACATTGTCGGAATCGCCGGCAAGGCATCGAGTCGCGTGCTGCGCCGGGCAACGGATCTTCTGGAGTGGTTGATAGAGCGGATGATGCAGCTCCCGCGCCGATCGGCAGAAGCGCAAGAAACGCAAAATATGACATGCCCGTATGTCGAAAACGGCATGCACAAACAGATTACAACCCCTCATCCCTTTGACGAGAGTAATCAGGAACGGCGTTCGGCTAAGGCTGGCTCCGCCAGCAACTGGGCTTTTGAAGAAAGCCTGAGGCGAGGCCGGAGCGAAATCAACCAGCCACGGCGCTTGCCGCAGGCAATGGTGGCATTGCAAGACGTGCTTAGGGCCGTGCCAGCGCTGAAGACCTACGGGTTTGCCCCCAGCAGTTGGGCCGACCTAGCGCGGGCCGTGCCGCTGATGTGCCGGTTTGCCGGGATCTCCGAGGATGCCCGCGCCCGCGCGGTCGAGCAGATGGGCGAGCAGCAAGCCGCCGTCGCCGTTGCCGTGACACTTGAGAAATACGACCGGCAGGAAGTTAGCTCGCCGGGAGGCTATTTGCGGGCTATGACGGACCGCGCCGCCGCGGGCGAACTGCATCTCGCCCGCTCTGTCTTCGGGCTCGCTGCCCGAAATTCCATGGAGGTCAGACATTGAGACGTAACGCTTTGCCGGCGCTTTTCGCCGCGCTTGTCATCGTTCACGGTCCGGCGGAGGCCGCGGATTATTCCGGCCGTGCCCGCGTGATCGATGGCGACACCATCAGCATCCGGAATCAGCGAATCAGGATAGCGGCGATCGATGCTTGCGAGCGCGACCAGACCGGATTGAAAGACGGAAAGGTTTGGCGCTGTGGCGTCGCAGCGCGCAGCTATCTTGGGAAAATGATCGACGGCCAGCACGTTCGCTGCGACATCATCGATCAGGATCAGTATCGCCGCCTGGTGGGCCAGTGCTTCATTGGAGACGTCGACATCGGCCTTGCGATGGTAAAGGCAGGACTGGCGGAGGCAATGCTACGGTATCTGCCGGCGACCCACTCGATCAGCGAGGTCGAGTACGGCCAGGCCGAGAACCGCGCCCGCGATAACGGCTTTGGCATGTGGTCGGCCGAGATCGAGAGCCCGCACGAATACCGCCGTTCCAAATCGTCCCGGATACCGTGACCGGGAGATAGCCAATATGGCGCAACGGCGCCGACGGCGCATGAACCATATTGCTTCAGTGTCGCCGTCGGAATCGCCGAAAAACCCGTTGATCTGGTCGCGTCATTGCATCATATTGGCGCGAATTGTGCGGTTGGTACGTCGCTGACAAACGGGGAAACGTTGCCAAAACGGTTCAAGCCACACTCCTCCAAGGCGGTTGCTTTTTACGCTCGTTCGCACGTCGACGCGGTTTACGCAAAGCGGACGCCACAAAAATTTCCCCGCCTTTGGCTTCCTCGCGAGAGCCAAATTTTTGCGTCCTCTCGCCTCCTCCGCTCACGCTCCGGCCTACGGTGCGCACCGCTTTCCGCCGTGCCTTTGGAACGATCATCGCAACCACCAAAGAGGAGTGAAAGACATGAACATCACCAACTACATCCAGTTCGACGGCGACAACCTCGACACCGCAAAGGGCGCCGGCCTCATCTCCACCATCGACCGCGACATGGACATCAAGGTTGTGCCGTTCGCGTCCGAGAATGAAAAGGCCCCGACGCACCGCGTCTACGCCAAGTCACCGCGCGGTCATGACATCGAGGTCGGCGGCATCTGGAAGAAAGAGAACCAGGACGGCAAGCCGTACTACACCCTGTCGATCCGCAAGCTTCGCTACAACGCCAATCTCGGCCGGTTCCCCGGCCAGGACGACGCCTCTTTGCAGGCGATCATCGAATGGGAACCACGCGATTAAACCGCTCACAGCGCCCGGCGAGCAGCCGGGCGCCCACCTTCGAAAGGCCGGAGAATCCGGCAAAGTGCTGGATTTTCAGCATTTTTCCTGCTAGGGTGGCCCGTAACTGGAGATTTGCCGATGAATGTTCATTCCCGCCGTCCGGATCGTTCCCCGGAAGCCATCGAGAAGCGGCGCAAGGCCGCCGAGCAGGCGCGCGCTGCCAATATCCGGCAGGGCTACGTTCACGATCCTGCCCTCGAGGAGGCGACCGCGCGGTATGTTGCCGGCGACATCACCCGCGAGGAATACCGGCAGCTCATGATCGAGCCGCCTGTCAGATAACCTCCCGATCAACCTTCAAGAGCAGAAGGCCGCCTGCTGAGAGCTGGCGGCTTTTTGTTGAGCTTCGCCATGGCTGATGACCGCCCCAAAGGCTCCTACACCTACCCCACAACGTCAGACGATCCGGACCGGACGAACGTTTTAAAAAACAGATGGGGAATTGAAACCCATTCCGAGCTTCGCGTGAAAGAGTATCGCGCGACCGCCGTGCGGATGCAGGAAATTGCTGAAGGAGACGGCCCGAAAGGCAATTTCGACAAGGCTCACCTGAAGGCGATTCACGGCTACATTTTTCAGGATGTCTACGAATGGGCCGGTCATACGCGCAACGAGAGTCCCCTCGTCGAGGGACAGCGCGTAGAGCCGATCGGCGGACTCTCCAAGGGCGGCACGTCCTTCCTGCCCGGTTCGCGCATAGAAATGGGCCTGGACGAGGCGCTGAAGCCGATCCGAGATCCGCGGGCCCTTCGCAATGCAACGCCGGAGGAGTTTGCTGACCGGGCCGCAAAGGTCCTCTCAGAGCTGAACTATGTGCATCCATTCAGAGAGGGCAACGGGCGTGCCCAGGAGGCGTTTATTTCCGAGCTGGGCCGCCATTACGGCCGAGAGATCGATTTTTCCGTAATCACCAGGCCGCGCATAATCGAGGCGTCGATCGAGACTACGAACGACCCGTCCAGTCCCGCAATGAAGCATGTGATAGAGGACGCGATGAACCCGGCCCGCCGGGAGGCCATTCGATCCGCATTCGAAGATTTGCGCGAGGTCGGCGAAGAGCCTCTGCAACACCATGTTCGCACCGCCCGCCCGGGCGAGGAGATCACAGGAACGGTTCTCGGCCACGACGATCGCATTGCCAGCCTTGTGACCGATCAAGGAATTGTCGTCGCCGACCGCGCGGATCTGCCGGAGAGATTGCCGGACGACGGGGAAATTACCTTCACTGCCCGATCGGACTTGTCCCGAGTGACGCGAGAGCAGCCGGCCCAGGAGGCGCAATCGCAGGCGGCGCCATCGAGGCAGCCACAGCAGGACCATGACTCGGAGTTGAAGGCGATCGAGGCGCAAATGGCGGCACAGCGCAGTCGTGAGCGCGACGACGACGATCGTGGGCGGTAACCGGCCCATCGGCTTTAAAGCTGCAAGAGCTATCCATGAGCAGAAAGCGCCAATGCTCTGCGCCCTCCCCGTCCGTTGGGTGATTTGACGGACAAGCTACGATAGCCCCTCCCCCACGCAACCGCTGGCGCGGTCCTCCACTCTGTTGCGGCCCTGCGGGTGCATGGGCTCGCTTCGGCTATCGCCGTTTTTTGCCGTCAACCAACGGAAGGAGACGGCAATGCAGAGCATCAAGGACACCTACCAGCGCATCACCGATGCCATCATCGAGCAGCTTGAAGCCGGCACAAAGCCGTGGATCCGGCCTTGGCGCGGAAACAGCCGCGGCTCCCTCGTTCCGCGCCGCGCCACAGGCGAAGCCTATCGCGGAATCAACGTCCTGATTCTGTGGCTCGCAAGCGAACTCGCCGGCTACGAGGAAAACACCTGGATGACCTACCGCCAAGCTCAGGATCTCGGCGGACAGGTCCGAAAGGGCGAGAAAGGTGCCCTCGTCGTC from Ensifer adhaerens encodes:
- the repC gene encoding plasmid replication protein RepC, coding for MGNTQIHQRPIGRRITPQRAQFRRLAESADIGTVTRAQLAVLAQSLTCTGLINGTESHLLVALINTVPAESFDRSGRPIVFKSNQQLAFEIGRSVGRVSRMLSSLFDAGLITMQDSGNYKRYPIRNGDGEITDGCGIDLRILILRYAELDELVRQVRAQKKAADAALRRYRGALRNARYALSAAARLSEDSLSRIGARIDRVSNIVGIAGKASSRVLRRATDLLEWLIERMMQLPRRSAEAQETQNMTCPYVENGMHKQITTPHPFDESNQERRSAKAGSASNWAFEESLRRGRSEINQPRRLPQAMVALQDVLRAVPALKTYGFAPSSWADLARAVPLMCRFAGISEDARARAVEQMGEQQAAVAVAVTLEKYDRQEVSSPGGYLRAMTDRAAAGELHLARSVFGLAARNSMEVRH
- a CDS encoding thermonuclease family protein — protein: MPALFAALVIVHGPAEAADYSGRARVIDGDTISIRNQRIRIAAIDACERDQTGLKDGKVWRCGVAARSYLGKMIDGQHVRCDIIDQDQYRRLVGQCFIGDVDIGLAMVKAGLAEAMLRYLPATHSISEVEYGQAENRARDNGFGMWSAEIESPHEYRRSKSSRIP
- a CDS encoding DUF736 family protein, producing MNITNYIQFDGDNLDTAKGAGLISTIDRDMDIKVVPFASENEKAPTHRVYAKSPRGHDIEVGGIWKKENQDGKPYYTLSIRKLRYNANLGRFPGQDDASLQAIIEWEPRD
- a CDS encoding antitoxin VbhA family protein, which codes for MNVHSRRPDRSPEAIEKRRKAAEQARAANIRQGYVHDPALEEATARYVAGDITREEYRQLMIEPPVR
- a CDS encoding Fic/DOC family protein, coding for MADDRPKGSYTYPTTSDDPDRTNVLKNRWGIETHSELRVKEYRATAVRMQEIAEGDGPKGNFDKAHLKAIHGYIFQDVYEWAGHTRNESPLVEGQRVEPIGGLSKGGTSFLPGSRIEMGLDEALKPIRDPRALRNATPEEFADRAAKVLSELNYVHPFREGNGRAQEAFISELGRHYGREIDFSVITRPRIIEASIETTNDPSSPAMKHVIEDAMNPARREAIRSAFEDLREVGEEPLQHHVRTARPGEEITGTVLGHDDRIASLVTDQGIVVADRADLPERLPDDGEITFTARSDLSRVTREQPAQEAQSQAAPSRQPQQDHDSELKAIEAQMAAQRSRERDDDDRGR